A stretch of DNA from Cheilinus undulatus linkage group 7, ASM1832078v1, whole genome shotgun sequence:
GCTTGTATCTTAAAACAGTTGTAGAGATTTCTTTTTCTAATGCATGTCCTCAAATGGCCTTTGTAGCCACTCAACCACTATCTACTCTGTCATTACTAGAAAATATTTGACATGACATAAAATGATGTTTGCGTTCACTAGGTCAAAGCTTTGTTGAGTCATGGTAACCGGGCAACTCTGTTGACTCTGTTGTTGATATGTCCTAAGCAATATTGTTTAATGTTGTATTATTATTGTGCATGTTGATTTTTCAGAACTGGTTCTGTTtcatatttcaggaaaaattgaAGTGGAACATGTGATCAGCAAAAAGCTACAGCTCAAAAGGAAAGCAGAGGTTTGTAAGTCACTACTTTTggtataaaaagatgaaaaaaagccTAAAGGGGTATACACTGAAGTGAGGTTGGGTTTCCTTATGCatgaaacatgtttattttgtcaagCTTATCATACATTTCCAGATATGCAGTCAGGACAGTTTTCTGTctgtacatttttctgttttcttcaaataGCTTATCAAGTAGTTTTTTTTATGGATTCAGTGGTACACACACAAATAATTGTAggaggaattttttaaaataaaacattatttcacTGGTGTAAGGCCAGGTAGATCCTCCATGCCATTTTTTCAGATGTAAGAAGTACAAAAAAGGATGAGGCATTTTATTGGTTCCCCATGAGgcattttttgatttttaaacgGTAACTGTTTATGTAAAAGCCCATGAACTTCCTTTGAAAACAGAGCATACAGTGTTTTTACTAACTGCTTGACAAATTACAACATTTAGGAGTCATCATAATGTGAACTAAGAGCTGCTTTCAGCAAGTAGTATCATGCCTTTGAGGGTTTCTCAACAACTCCCTCAGgcaaattaatacattattttcTGTCGGCTGCTGAGGGATTAATATCAATGTCATAAAGCTGTAATTATAAATCTTCTCTCTGACAGCTTCATTCCTTCGTTATTATAAAGTTTAAAGTATCATTTAAGTACTTGCTGTCTATGAATGTcaactcttttctttttctcagtaCCTGAAGAGTGACCTGATGCGTCAGTTTGACAGTCAGGTCAATGACTTCATGGACAGTCTCATTGAGGAGTCAACCAGCCTGGAGCCTGCACCTGTACCTGCTGCTTTCTCACCTCTGCTGTCCGACAAGGAGAGGAGCAAACTCAGGTGCTGCCCCATGACTTCTCTATCAAATTGGTGCACTTAATACAAGATGTTTTTAGAGTTTAAGCCCTTTCAGACATATTTACTTTTTCCCCAACCATAATTCTAGTGTTTTCTTTACCTTTTATATTTCATCATAGGCATTTTCGGCCTCCTCATGGCCAGGGGAAGCTGTTTGTCGGTCGCAGGTCCCTCTTAGAGTAAGTTGATATGACAGAAAGATCACTACTGCTTCTTGAAAGCTTAAGTGCATCACAATGGTGTCTTATACAGTGGCTTCCTCCAGATATTTGCTGTATAATTCAAtaagttcctttttttcagtGAATTGTTTGAGGTGAACCACATTCGGACCATCTACCACATGTTTATCGCCCTGCTCATTCTCTTTATCCTCAGTACACTGGTGGTGGATTTCATTGATGAAGGCAGGTAATTTGAAAGACTGCTGtgaataaaactgtatttttaacCCTTACAATCAAGTGAGTTACATAAAAAGGaaatttcttatatttttaagcattttttctctatttaattgattaaaaaaagagtaaagaaacataaaaatactgTCACATAGAATTGCCTCAACACCCAGCAGGGGCTTGTGAAATGTCAGTCATTGGTTGTAGCATTTAAAGAAATTGTCGTAGACgaaaattattaattaatacCTAAATTATTCATGTGTCTCCCAATATTAAATTCATGATAGACAAACGAATCTGGTCAGTATTTGGCTGAAATGCATCCTTCGATATTAATACGGTTAAAGAcgtgatttatttttaacagcttttactTCTGTCATAGCATCAGTCTCAAGTCTGTTCTGTATCTCCTCTACCTCAGGCTGGTGCTGGACTTTGACCTTCTGGTCTATGCGTTTGGACAGTTCCCTCTGGTGGTGTGCACGTGGATCTGCATGTTCCTGTCTGTGCTGCTGGTCCCCTACAGCCTGTTCCACTTATGGTCACAGACCCAGTGTGGCTCTTTCAGTCACCCCTGGTTGTACACTTTGCTGTTTGGCTCTGTATTCCTGCTCTACCAAGCTCTGGGTCTGGGATTCCTGCCTACCTATGTGGCGGTGACCAACAGTTTGCCACCTGCATCCAGCTTTATCGTCATCCTGGAACAGGTAGGAAAATCACTGCACCTCTATTAATATATTTGCTCTTGATATCATTGTTATAGctgctttgttttgtctttttggtgtGATTCCAGGTGCGTCTAATGATGAAGGTCCACTCCTTTGTCAGGGAGAACGCACCAAGAGTCCAGAACTGGGCAAAAGATAAGACCAGTATGACACTTTTTCAGAGACAtcatgctattttttttttttttttttttttttttacccagtttgTCCATGCCTTTTCGAGAGATTCATTGTTTTCTCTTGATGCCCCTATACTAACAGGCAGTCTCTTCTGTTTTCTGTAGGCCCAGGTCCAGTGGTCCCTCAGGTGTCTCAGTATCTCTACTTTCTGTTTGCACCCACACTCATCTACAGAGACAAGTACCCAAGGTAAGAAGATCTTTTTGGTTGTGTAGTTTTGTGTACATTGGCTGGTATGCTCTGTTTAACTGTGTTACTTATGAAATGCAGGAATCAAGTGATCAGATGGAGCTACGTGGCTACAAAGCTACTTCAGGTATCtacttttttatgctttaaaggCTGACAGGACAAAACGATCTAAGTAttgtatttacagttttaacCATTCCTTTTTACAGGTTCTGGGCAGTTTGTTTTATGCCTATTACGTGTTTGTGCGGCTCTGCATCCCTCAGTTTCGCAGCATCAGTTTGCAGCTGTTTGATCTGAGGGCCATGGTCCTCTGTGTCTTTAACTCCATTTTACCAGGTATGAGCTGAACAGATCTTTCATTTAAGTTTTAATCTCCAAGAGACAGTACttcttttgtaaaaaaatgttttttctttgcaggaGTGCTGGTTCTCTTCTTGGGATTCTTTGCCTTCCTCCACTGTTGGCTTAATGCTTTTGCTGAGATGCTCCGCTTTGCTGACAGGATGTTTTATAAGGTACCTGTGATGTTATGGTTAcagcaaaacattaaaattaaattatatttcactttaattaATTTGATTACACATTACAGGATTGGTGGAATTCTACATCTTTTGCCAATTATTACCGCACTTGGAATGTAGTGGTCCACGACTGGTTGTACTACTATGTGTACCGGGATTTCCTGTGGGTGAGCAGTTTTAGCCATTACTTTACGATGtgttttttgccacattatccAAGCTGAATGAACGGTTCAGACTTGCCTTGTATACATTTGCTATAATGtgccttttctctcttctgctctccTTCCAGATTTCTCAGAAACGTTTTAGACCAGCAGCCATGCTCTTTGTGTTTACAGTGTCTGCAGTCGTCCACGAGTACATTCTTGCAATCTGTTTTGGCTTCTTCTACCCCGTGCTTTTCTGCCTCTTCATGTGCTTTGGAAGTAAGAGAATCAATCTCCCCTATTTTCTCATAAAAccctgtttttattcttataatGAGCCAATACACATTAATGGTTTGTCTATGTAAAACCAAAcgtatacagtgcattcagaaaatattcagatcCTCTTAACTTTTTTTGGTTGTCTTATGTTGCTGCCTGATGCTACGGAAAAAAAGAATTCTCCCTAATCTgtactcagtaccccataatgacaaagttaaaactgatttgtagaaatctttgcAAATCtattacattttcaatttagctcaggttcctcccatttctcccactctttgctgagatgtttctacaactCGATTTGGTCCACTTgttgtaaattaaattgattggacatgatttggaaaggcacacacctttctatagaaggcctcacagctgataatgcatatcagagaggaaaaaaaagccatgaggtcaaaggtaCTGCCTGcaaagctcagagacaggattgttgcaaggcacagatctggggaaagcTACATAAAGAttttgttgcactgaaggttctcaGGAGCACAGTGCCCAACATAATTATTATAAGAGTCttagcacaaccaggactcctccaagaGCCGGTcgtctggccaaactgagcaaatgGAGTATTCaagtttgttatttttaattaattggcaaaaaaatctaaaattctgtcttcactttgtcatgacaGATTACTAAGTGCAGATTTATCagaatcaaatttttttttttcgactgtagcatcaggctgcaacataaaattaaaagaaagtgtaggaggtctgaatactttgtgAATGACCTGTACATAATTTAACTATGTTGAACTGCTCAATTTCTCATCTCGTCTACCTCTTACAGTGATGTTCAACTTCATTCTGCATGACCAGAGAAAAGGTCCCATCTGGAATATAATCATGTGGACGTCCCTCTTCCTGGGTCAGGGAGTCATCATCTGTCTGTACTCTCAGGAGTGGTATGCCCAACGCTACTGTCCCCTGAAGGAGGTAACACCTGTAGTCTTGCTTTATGCAGTTTCTGCTATGTTCACACAAAGCATGCTGAATATgtgataatttttttgtttcattcagtCTTCGTTCTTTGAGTTACTGAAGCCTCGCTCCTGGAGCTGTGTGAGGAATCCTATGTCAGGCTCTGACAGGCTGTGATCTACGTTTGGACTACTGACAAGGGACCATCACTGATCAGTATAAATGTGACCAGACTTTCTGTTTACCTGTATAATGTCTGGtctttcatgtttgttttattttattgcactAAGGCCAAAATGTTCTCTACTCCATCAGCAGAGTCAAAATGATGCCTTACTTACCTGAAGTACAAGTTCACATGAAATGACATGTGTGCTCTTTAATGTtgatgtattatttatttttcagatgttttccctttacttttgcctttattgactGTGAAGCCACTCCTTGTGCCATTATGATAAAGATAATCATGACAAGGCAGCTGAATACTAACAGTTACAGATGCAGTAGTAGTCAATATTTAACACTTTGTGTGATTACTACACTGTTGTAAGTAACATTCAGTGAGGGGCTTGGTTACTCACAATTTTAGTTCTGTTTACTGCcaataagatttaaaaagaaaaatggtgtTTTGTATAAATCCAAGATGAGCCGTTATCTCTGCATTATACTTAAAAGATTGTAATCTGTGTAGAGGAGGAAAATAAGGATTGCATGTAATATGGTGTTTACAGTCTGGACATAAATATTTTGGAATAATAATGATTTGGTTATATTTTCCAAATCAAAGAGTAGAcactttatttttccctttatcTCCAACTGTAAAGCCACATGAATGTTGGCTGACAAGTCATAACACTGAACTCTATCAGTTATGTGAAGGAAAATGGAAAAGTTTATTATGCTGAATGGAGCTTTTGTATTCTCTGACAACAGAATGTATTTGTCATGATTTTCCCTCCTTGGTGGAGCTGGTTGAACTTACTCTGAACCTGGATGACACTTTATTTTCTTCATGATCAGTTTAGAGTTTTATGAAGGTAAGATCCCTATAGACTATCTTAATTCTTATGTAGATGTTGCAGCTGGCTGCTAAGATGTTCTAACATTGAAATCATGGTGATACTTGATTAGCATTAAGGGCTAATTTCAGCATTGTCAGAGTACATTAAATAAGGCAGTGAATGGAAGAAGGAATGGAAATGTGCTCATTCTCCCACTGGTCTTGTGATGTGTTTACACGTGTGTGTTACTGAGGAACTAACAAGTGCTAATGCACAGTTAATGTCAACTAGTCTGGTATATTGCAATACTGAGAGACTATTTATTTGAGACATGAAATGCATGGTGTAAGGCGGAAACTGCACTTCCATAAACTGTATGACCACAAGGTGGCACTGTATTCAAAGTTTTTTTACACTGTATTCTTCCTCCTCTCAGTTTTGCTGTGCACTCTGGTCAGGAACAATTGAGTCCCTCTCAAGCATCAtatgacaaacacaaaaaccaGCCACCTATTTGTACAGATATCAGCAATATTGAAATATCAATAGGTAGAGAAACACATATTTGGTCAAAGCCTTAATCTGAGATGTTGATAGAACAATAGATAAGAAATGTATTTATAGAAATGTGGAGATTAAAGCAGCAGAGATGCCGCTGTATTTAGatgagatgtttatttttggGAGAAAAACCTTTCCTATTGGTAATaattgtttactttttctggcTTTGAAAAGCTTGTGTCAGGTGGCGTTTTTATGGATCTGTATATTTTGGGTTGTAGACAAACGTCTGATATATTATTTAATAACACATCAAAGTGTATAAACTATGAAGAATAAAATGAGTTTGAAGTATAGCTCCCTTCTCTTTATTAACCTTACATAATTTTATGGCCaaataaaaagtgttaaagttgTCTTATTTGCCTTTGATTTACACATATTGGTCAAGAACACTGAAGTTATTCTAAATTGCGAGGATTTTAGTAGtatgtaaaaaatatatgtagTAGTTTTTGTCAGAACCTTAAGTAAAATTCTCGGATTTAAAGCCTGTATTAAATCCATCAGCTACGTCAGCTACCAGTGTTACCTGTGTTGGGGGTATTTTATCACTTTCTACATTTATTTGACAGAGTGTTAGTAGATTTTGTTGTATTaaacatttggacaatttcacaGCGACTACACAGTCTACACCACCTCTTTCCAGCAGTAACCGGTGCCCTGGGGTCTTGGAGAGCCGGTTGGTGTTGGAGAGGTGGAGGAGCATGGTGACAGGGGATCGCGGAGAACCCCCCGCCTTGTGCAACACATCCTCTGTTCTGCGGTAAAGATGGCGGCGTCAGAGGGGGCGCGTAGCGGCCGGACAACGGCAAAAAGGTGCTGAAAAGCTCCGCATTTGTCCGAATCTCGCTCTTCCAGAACAATTTGTAAATACTCGGATACTATCTGGATCGCCGGGATAAAGACAGACAGTGTCATACGCCGGGTTAGTGATTTTATTGTTGAGGCAGGGTGGGTGGGTTTCTGTGATAGCTGCTAACGTTAGCGAACAGGCTAGCTAAACAGGCTAATACGGGCTAGTTAGCTCGGTGAGGGAGTGTGAGGAGGGGACTGAAGGAGACTGTTCGGGCCAGGCCGCTCCAGCTTGAAGGAATGTGAACCAGAGGTGCGCAGGGGGGTTTGCTCGCTTCGTCCCAGACATCCTTACACCTAACTACCGGGATGGGACAGCAGGTAGGCCGCGTCGGTGAGGGCACATCGACCGGACTCCAGCCACCACAGCCCCACGCTCCCCAACCGCACCAAGGGAAGGGGAACCGGGGGAGCGGCGCCGGGAGGAGACCCCGAGAACCCGGCAGTAGCACCGGGACACCGCCAGGAAGGACTGCTGCAGTAAACGTGCCCGACCCAGGGATCAATATATTCGTGCAGCATTCAGGTAACTAGAGAACCACATTAATGTATATGGGTGTGGGAGACGATAAAGTGGTCCGTGATACTTTGATATTTGTTTGCTGCTGATTAGCATCTGCTAGCTGATCCCATGCTAGTTTGACAACGACGCGTTAGCGGAAATAGCCATCCCTCATAACTGTAGCTTTAAGAAAGTGTAAATTTCTATTTTGTCTGTGTGTTCAGCAAGGAGGCAGTTTCTTTCAAAAGACAGCAAAGTTTCCCAGATTTGACACCAGGGAAACAGTTTGTTGGACTGGAGCCTATGTGTGTGTTGCATGTGACCCAGTGATCCCAGAGGAGAgacaatgttttttaaaagaggaGGAGTCTGGAGCTCAGCCTTAAGGATCATGTCTAGAAGTTAGCTGGTTATGTTTTCCTCTAAGGCCCCTCTGTGTGTTTCTTGGTTTGGTAAACAGTGATTCGTGCCTCAGGAGGTTGAGCAGCGATTCCACCCCATTAACTCACTATAGCAGCCACCGCAGGCTCACATTACAATAGCTTGTGCTTTTCACATGCTCACTTACATCCTCTGTCTGATTGTGTCTACAGTTACAACACACTCAGCAAGATGACTGCACAGTCTGATCCTGTGGGAAATCTGTGTGAATTATTAAAGTCACCTTTCATTACATGGATACAATAGCGtaaaaattaaagattaaaGCATTTCTTGTATGATAATGTTTTCATACCATAATATATAGCTTTATGTATGATCAGTTAATTAATTAGTCATATACATAGTAGATTATATTAAACGGAGGTGTGGCAGTCCCTCCCATCGCCCATGTTCTTGCCTTAGAGCCACAGCTGGACACTGATATTGTTATCTGCTCTGTGAGTCATGGAGAAAAGGCCAAGCAATCACCCCTCATTGCCCTAAATGGCTTGCCGTCTTCCTTCCTTTAAGCATGGTCTATGAGTGGCTGACATGAGCTTCTAACTAATGCTGATGACAGGACGCCTACAAAGTGACAAGTATAATGTCATCACTTTACAGTTTTCTATTCCAGTGGGCGTTTATTGCTCATACTTTACCATGGCAATCATGCAAGTGATCACACACAGTTTACTACTAAATCTCGCTGGTTATAATGTCTTTTGTTTGACTTAATCTCACACCCTTGATGTAAACCTTTCTGGATATTTGGTGTATGTCCACCTACATTTGGTTTTATTTCTCCCTCATTTGTATAGTCCAGGCCACTCATCATGTGCTGATACCTACTGTATGTAAAATTGATATCTCAGCATCAATTCCAGTATGCAATGACACATAGATGGTGTAAGCTTTGGGAAACGGAGCACATTTTCAATTCCTGGCTGCTACATCTCTAAAGGAGCCTTCCTCAGTTTGAAGTACATGTACAGACGAACAGACCTGCTAAGTGCTCAACCACTCAGTGGCTGCATCATCACCCTGTTCCCCGATGTTCAGGCAGGAGAGGCCTTTTTATAGCAGCCAGGATGCGGTGAGTAGCAGGAGACTGCTACTCTTCAAAGCACACAATAATAGAACAAAGATTCTTAAGTGAGCCAGCTTGGTCCTGAGCACTCGTCTCACAGTCTTTCTCAGGTAGTTAATAGATGTGATCAGCATGCAGttattttacatgctttttttGGATAAACTTGGATAATTAAGTTGGTTTATTATGTCTAGAGTTCTTATTATAATGAAGCTGGTGCTTGGAATTGCTAAAATAACTATATTTGTTATAAGTTGTTCATTCTCAATAACTCATTTGGCATTTATAGAGTAAAATGCCTAAAAAGAAAATTCCATGATACCAATTTATCTGCAAAGTTTTGAAGAAAAGGAGCCATACAAGATGCCATACTACTATTTATGATATAAAGTATGGTATGATGGAAAACACCAAAGCACTTAGGCAAGCAGTGACTGGCCATAGTGGCCATAACATGCTGgacaaatgactaaaaaaactgaacacaacagaccactattaatctgattattttgactgattGAATGGTCTTTGTGCTTGTTTTGTGTTCTGTTGATTTGGCAGTGGCATCATGTGAGCAGGTCTTGAATAGGGGAAGTCTGGAAAAGAGGAACTTTGTTGATCTTCTGCAGGGAAACTAGAGTGTCACATCAgcaaaaaaatactaaaaacattttttatatttacagaTGCTTAAAGGCCCAGCACATTAAAGAAGTTTAAATAATCCTGCCTTTAAACATACTGGCATTCTTCTGAAGCTAAATGATGCCTTCTTGGTATGTAATTGAAAGGTGCCAGTCTATGAGgaatgtgtttttgtctgtcgAACTCATCCGTGTATCTTTTCAGTATCAATGGGTATTATCTTTGCACTTGCTGCTACTTGAGTTTCTTTAAGTATTTATGAAACATCTGAGTTATTTTAGGAGGGTAAAGAAGAAGCTGCAGGTTCTCATTGAACGTAAATGTGTTTGACACGGTCAATGGCCTTTACTCCCTCCTTCATGTTACCTTCTTTAAACTGCGAAGATCCCAGTTTTGGGTTGTCTCCttccctcattttggattttgccaataccaatatcatgctgataatatcatgcatccctagctACAGTGTTTCATTATCGTTTTTGGTTTAAGACTCTTAGTATGCTGACGTTTTCTCCCAGGAAACAATGAAAACAGCTCACAGTTTGTCTAACTGGTCACATCTTCTGCTctgtaaaaaaaactcatatttgATTCTGCAGCTAGATATACCACATGCTGGCATAAAATTGAGTtgacaacagataaacattggTAGCTGATATCTGTTCATTAGGAATGGGCGGTAGTA
This window harbors:
- the soat1 gene encoding sterol O-acyltransferase 1 isoform X2 → MESDTVLRSRCRAIPKMPTFSDLDSSPEGESNRGELQQRNGDTHISSNGKIEVEHVISKKLQLKRKAEYLKSDLMRQFDSQVNDFMDSLIEESTSLEPAPVPAAFSPLLSDKERSKLRHFRPPHGQGKLFVGRRSLLDELFEVNHIRTIYHMFIALLILFILSTLVVDFIDEGRLVLDFDLLVYAFGQFPLVVCTWICMFLSVLLVPYSLFHLWSQTQCGSFSHPWLYTLLFGSVFLLYQALGLGFLPTYVAVTNSLPPASSFIVILEQVRLMMKVHSFVRENAPRVQNWAKDKTSPGPVVPQVSQYLYFLFAPTLIYRDKYPRNQVIRWSYVATKLLQVLGSLFYAYYVFVRLCIPQFRSISLQLFDLRAMVLCVFNSILPGVLVLFLGFFAFLHCWLNAFAEMLRFADRMFYKDWWNSTSFANYYRTWNVVVHDWLYYYVYRDFLWISQKRFRPAAMLFVFTVSAVVHEYILAICFGFFYPVLFCLFMCFGMMFNFILHDQRKGPIWNIIMWTSLFLGQGVIICLYSQEWYAQRYCPLKESSFFELLKPRSWSCVRNPMSGSDRL
- the soat1 gene encoding sterol O-acyltransferase 1 isoform X1, producing MTLKAVLMESDTVLRSRCRAIPKMPTFSDLDSSPEGESNRGELQQRNGDTHISSNGKIEVEHVISKKLQLKRKAEYLKSDLMRQFDSQVNDFMDSLIEESTSLEPAPVPAAFSPLLSDKERSKLRHFRPPHGQGKLFVGRRSLLDELFEVNHIRTIYHMFIALLILFILSTLVVDFIDEGRLVLDFDLLVYAFGQFPLVVCTWICMFLSVLLVPYSLFHLWSQTQCGSFSHPWLYTLLFGSVFLLYQALGLGFLPTYVAVTNSLPPASSFIVILEQVRLMMKVHSFVRENAPRVQNWAKDKTSPGPVVPQVSQYLYFLFAPTLIYRDKYPRNQVIRWSYVATKLLQVLGSLFYAYYVFVRLCIPQFRSISLQLFDLRAMVLCVFNSILPGVLVLFLGFFAFLHCWLNAFAEMLRFADRMFYKDWWNSTSFANYYRTWNVVVHDWLYYYVYRDFLWISQKRFRPAAMLFVFTVSAVVHEYILAICFGFFYPVLFCLFMCFGMMFNFILHDQRKGPIWNIIMWTSLFLGQGVIICLYSQEWYAQRYCPLKESSFFELLKPRSWSCVRNPMSGSDRL